The segment CTGGTTTGCTCCCAAGCCAGAAGATTTGCCTCAGCCTGCTAACCAACCGTTAACTGATCAATCTTTACCGAGTCTTGATTCTACCGCAACGCCATCTTCACCTGATAGTACTGTAGTTGCTTCTATGGGTGAACTCGCAACTTCTCTCACCGGTCAGGAAGAATTAAAACACCTGGAGACCAACGACTTGAAAATCACCTTCTCCACGAAAGGCGGAACAATCAGGGGCCTGGAGTTGAAAAACTATAAGACGTATCATGGGAAACCTTTGGTATTGGTCGATCCTTCCTCCAATACCTTTAAGTTACTTACGCAATACAACGGTAAAGCAATTGATTTGCATGGCCTGTACTATTCGGTAAGTGAAACTAAAAAAGCCGATACCACCTTTTTGACATTCACACCTAATTTATCCGAAGGAGCATTCTGGAAGCTTATCTATTCCATTCCTGAAAATGGATTTAAAATAGGTTTCTCCATCAAGTCATCCGGATCATCCACACAGTTTTCTGACGAGTTGGAGCTGAACTGGAATGCTATTCTTCGTCCACTTGAAAAAGATATTAATGACAGCCGAAATAACACCACCATCACCTACTATCAAAATGGTTCCTTCGATGAACTCAGTCAGCGGTCTACAGATACGGAGCGGGAGGTACTTTCAGGAAATCTGAACTGGGTTTCTATCAAACAAAAATTTTTCCTGACGTCCATCATTTCTGAAAAAGGATTTCAAGGCGGAGAAATTGAAACGTCCGTCAATACTTCCGACCCTACGGTGGTCAAGCGTGCCACTGTAAAAATTAAGATTCCAACAAAAGAAGTTACGGAAGGCAACGCCAACTACGCCCTCTATTTTGGACCCAACGATTACAAAGAGCTGGGAAAGGTAACAGAAAGTTTTGCGAAAAACGTTTACCTGGGATGGCCTCCGGTATACTGGATCAATAAGTTTGTGATCTTCCCAGTGTTCTATTTCCTCACCAACACCATTGGTAATTTTGGATTGATCATTATCATTTTGGTTATCATTCTTCGAATAATACTATTGCCACTCTCCTACCGCTCTTATTTAAGTATGGCGAAGATGAAGGTGTTGAAACCTGAGCTTGACGAAATCAAGGAGAAGTTTGGTGAAGACATGACCAAGGTGCAGCAGGAGCAAATGAAGCTCTATCAGCAAGCAGGAGTTAATCCGTTAAGCGGATGTATTCCGTTGGTCTTGCAGATGCCAATCCTGTTTGCGATGTTTTATTTGTTCCCGAACAGTATTGAACTGCGCCAGCAATCATTCTTGTGGGCCGAGGATCTTTCCACGTATGACTCCATACTAAACTTGCCGTTTACCATTCCATTTTATGGCGACCATGTGAGCTTGTTTACCTTGCTAATGACCGTTTCTACGCTGGTGTATACCTGGCAGAACAATCAAATCTCATCGGTGCAAGGCCCCATGAAGTCCATGTCGTACATGATGCCCATTATCTTTTTGTTTGTACTTAATTCGTTCCCAGCGGGTTTAAGCTTTTACTACTTTATAACCAACCTGGTAACCTTCGGACAACAAGCGATTATTAAACGCTTTGTGAACGAGGATAAAATCAAAGAAGTGATGGAGAACCATCGCAAGATGATGGCCTCCGGTACCGTTAAGAAATCGCGCTTCATGAGTAAACTTGAAGAAGCCATGAAAGCCAGTGAAGAAGCCCGCAAGCAATCGGAGGAAGCCCGGAAAAAGAAGAAAAAGAATTAGGCAGCTTTCAAAACTAATCAACATTTGGGTGTGAATGGAATGTGGACAAATACGTTCCACAGGGTTCCACGCGCCTAATCCATTCATCTATATTTGCAGTCCTGACGCCAACCCGTCAGGACTTATTTTTTTTAGCGATTAACATCTAGTGAACCAACGAATGGGAAAGATCATAGCGATTGCGAATCAAAAAGGTGGCGTAGGTAAAACCACATCAGCCATAAACCTGGCTGCCAGCTTAGCAGTTTTGGAAAAACGCACACTACTGGTTGATGCCGATCCGCAAGCCAACTCAACTTCAGGCCTGGGTATTAATCCCAAAGAAGTTGAGACTGGTTTGTACGAATGCATGATCGATGGCATTGATCCGCGAGAAGCCATTATCAAAAACGACCAGATCAAATTTCTTGACATCCTTCCCTCCCACATCGACCTGGTAGGTGCCGAAGTGGAAATGGTTAGCATTGAAAGCCGGGAAGAAAAAATGCGCAATGCCCTTGAAAAAGTAAAAGGCCAGTACGATTACATTATCATCGATTGTTCACCCTCGCTGGGGCTCATTACCATTAACGCCCTTACCGCAGCCGATTCGGTGATAATACCGGTACAATGTGAGTACTTTGCGCTGGAAGGTTTAGGCAAATTGCTCAACACCATAAAAATTATACAAACCCGGCTTAACCCGAGGTTGGAGATTGAAGGCATCTTATTGACACTTTACGATTCGCGAACCAGCCTGGGTAACCAGGTGGTGGAAGAAGTGCGTACACACTTCAGTAAAATGACCTTTCAGACTATCATTCCCCGCAATGTAAAACTTAGTGAATCACCAAGTTTTGGTTTGCCGGCCATTGTGCATGATGCCGAAAGCAAGGGTGCCATTAGCTACCTGAATTTGGCGCACGAAGTAATTGATAAAAATTCTACGAAATGAGTAAGAAAAAAGCATTGGGAAGAGGGCTTAATGCCCTGCTTAGCGACAGCGAAAACGAAGAACGCCTGGAATCAGACCTTCCGGTTGTCCATCCCTCCCCTTCCGGAAGCATTTCCGAAATTCCAATTGGTCAGATTGAAGTAAACCCGTTTCAGCCGCGTACTCATTTCGATAAGGAGTCGTTGCAGGAACTTGCCGAGTCCATCAAAGTGCACGGCATCATCCAGCCGATTACGGTTCGGAGATTAGCCCGCGATCAGTATCAACTCATCTCTGGTGAGCGCAGGTTCCAGGCCTCTCAACTGGCCGGTTTAAAAACCATTCCCGCCTATGTGCGATCGGCCGATGACCAGCAAATGCTGGAGATGGCCCTGATTGAAAACATACAACGTGAAAACTTGAACGCTATAGAAATTGCGTTGAGTTATCAGCGGCTGATTTCAGAGTGTAACCTTAATCAGGAGCAACTCGGGGAACGTGTGGGCAAAAACAGGGCTACCGTAACCAATTACCTTCGACTGCTTAAGCTTCCGCCCGATGTTCAGATTGCTGTTCGTGATAATAAAATCACCATGGGGCATGCCCGTGCCATCATTAATGTTGAAAACCCCGACCAACAGTTATTTATCTTTAAAAAGACACTGGCCGAGGATTTATCTGTACGGAAAGTTGAAGAATTGGTAAGGTCGCTTGGTGCACAAGCGCAAACCAAAGAGACGCCCGGTGCCCCGTCAACAGCAAACCGCGAAATTTCCAATCTCCAATCCCAACTTTCATCACACTTTGGCACCCGTGTTGTTGTGAAAAGTGATGGCAAAAAGGGCGAGATAAAAATCCCTTTCCTGTCGGTAGAAGATTTAAACCGGATATTGGACATCCTGAGGATGCATTAATTCCGGTACCTTTGCACAGGCGAAAAAACCGGAATGAAAAAACTAGTTGCAGTACTCTTCATAACCTATTGCGTAAGCGCAACCGCACAACGTGATACAGTTTTGCTTTCGCCCGCAGGCCGCGACACGGTTAAACTTACCTCTTACGCCACTCGGTACGACCCTCGAAAAGCAATTCTTTTTGCTGCCGTACTGCCCGGCCTGGGGCAAGTGTATACAAAAAAATACTGGAAACTTCCATTGGTGTATGGCGGCATAGGGGCTACCGCATACGCGATTAATTTTTACCAGGAAGGGTACCGGAAATACCGAGGGGAATTATTTTACAATCTTGAAAACGGCCTTTCAAGCCCCAGTGCCATCAACCCAAATGTCCGTTTCACCACTGCACAATTACGTACCATAACGGATCGGTTCAGGCGAGAACGTGATTTTATGATCATCATCATGATGGGTGTGTATGTGCTTCAAATGGTGGATGCCCATGTAGATGCCCACCTTAAGGAATTTGACCTCAATCCAAATTTGCAAGTTCGCGTAGAGCCAACGTTCAGCAATGAATTACTTACCGGCCGCATGGGCGGAATATCCTTAAAGCTACGTTTTTAGGCGCGTCTTTTCCTTCATAACCTGTATACTTGCATCCCTGAGTTTTGGTTTGGTAATTAATTACTCGGATAAAATTTTATACGTAAGCCTATGAAAATCCTGTTGTTGGGTTATGGAAAAATGGGGAAAATTATTGAACGTATTGCGTTGGAGCGCGGGCATGTTATTGCAGGCAAGATAACCTCCTCGAATCGCCATGAACTGCATTCTGCTTCGGCAGATGTGGCCATTGAATTTTCGCAACCCGAAGCAGCCTTTGAAAACGTTAAATTCTGTATCGAAAACAACATTCCGGTAGCGTGCGGCACAACAGGTTGGATGGACCGAAAACAAGAGATCGAAAAACTTACCCTTCAATGTAATGGCAGCTTTTTTTATGCGTCTAACTTCAGCGTTGGGGTCAATATCTTTTTCAGGCTCAACCAATACCTGGCTTCCATGATGCGCGATCAGAAAGAATACGCTGTGCACATTGACGAAATACACCATACGGCAAAAATGGATGCCCCAAGCGGAACGGCTATTACGTTGGCAGAAGGCATAATGAATCACATACCCGCATTAAAAAGATGGGTGAAAGAAAAATCCACCAGCCCGGGTGAATTACCCATAAGTTCTTTCCGGATCGATGACATACCGGGCACTCATCTTATTAAATACTCATCCCCTATCGATGACATTGAAATACGCCACACGGCCCATTCGCGTGAAGGCTTTGCAAAAGGTGCCGTGCTGGTGGCGGAATGGCTGCCCGGTAAAAAAGGCGTGTTGTCGATGGACGATTTTTTACAATTCTGATGGATAATACTTTTATTTGCAGGCTTTAAATTAACGATAACGTGAACACAATACTTCTTACCTTTTTAATAATCAGGCTTGGTGTTACTGTTGGGTACTGGAAACTATTTGAGAAAGCCGGCCTTGAAGGCTGGAAATCCCTTATCCCCTTTTACTCTGAATTTGTACTAATGAAAGATGTAGTGGGCAAACCCACCTGGTGGTTTATCTACCTGGTTATACCAGTAGTAAATTTCTTTGCCTACTATGTGCTGATTTT is part of the Cyclobacteriaceae bacterium genome and harbors:
- a CDS encoding ParB/RepB/Spo0J family partition protein; the protein is MSKKKALGRGLNALLSDSENEERLESDLPVVHPSPSGSISEIPIGQIEVNPFQPRTHFDKESLQELAESIKVHGIIQPITVRRLARDQYQLISGERRFQASQLAGLKTIPAYVRSADDQQMLEMALIENIQRENLNAIEIALSYQRLISECNLNQEQLGERVGKNRATVTNYLRLLKLPPDVQIAVRDNKITMGHARAIINVENPDQQLFIFKKTLAEDLSVRKVEELVRSLGAQAQTKETPGAPSTANREISNLQSQLSSHFGTRVVVKSDGKKGEIKIPFLSVEDLNRILDILRMH
- the dapB gene encoding 4-hydroxy-tetrahydrodipicolinate reductase; the encoded protein is MKILLLGYGKMGKIIERIALERGHVIAGKITSSNRHELHSASADVAIEFSQPEAAFENVKFCIENNIPVACGTTGWMDRKQEIEKLTLQCNGSFFYASNFSVGVNIFFRLNQYLASMMRDQKEYAVHIDEIHHTAKMDAPSGTAITLAEGIMNHIPALKRWVKEKSTSPGELPISSFRIDDIPGTHLIKYSSPIDDIEIRHTAHSREGFAKGAVLVAEWLPGKKGVLSMDDFLQF
- the yidC gene encoding membrane protein insertase YidC, which codes for MDRNSAIGLTLIAALLLAYFTWFAPKPEDLPQPANQPLTDQSLPSLDSTATPSSPDSTVVASMGELATSLTGQEELKHLETNDLKITFSTKGGTIRGLELKNYKTYHGKPLVLVDPSSNTFKLLTQYNGKAIDLHGLYYSVSETKKADTTFLTFTPNLSEGAFWKLIYSIPENGFKIGFSIKSSGSSTQFSDELELNWNAILRPLEKDINDSRNNTTITYYQNGSFDELSQRSTDTEREVLSGNLNWVSIKQKFFLTSIISEKGFQGGEIETSVNTSDPTVVKRATVKIKIPTKEVTEGNANYALYFGPNDYKELGKVTESFAKNVYLGWPPVYWINKFVIFPVFYFLTNTIGNFGLIIIILVIILRIILLPLSYRSYLSMAKMKVLKPELDEIKEKFGEDMTKVQQEQMKLYQQAGVNPLSGCIPLVLQMPILFAMFYLFPNSIELRQQSFLWAEDLSTYDSILNLPFTIPFYGDHVSLFTLLMTVSTLVYTWQNNQISSVQGPMKSMSYMMPIIFLFVLNSFPAGLSFYYFITNLVTFGQQAIIKRFVNEDKIKEVMENHRKMMASGTVKKSRFMSKLEEAMKASEEARKQSEEARKKKKKN
- a CDS encoding ParA family protein translates to MGKIIAIANQKGGVGKTTSAINLAASLAVLEKRTLLVDADPQANSTSGLGINPKEVETGLYECMIDGIDPREAIIKNDQIKFLDILPSHIDLVGAEVEMVSIESREEKMRNALEKVKGQYDYIIIDCSPSLGLITINALTAADSVIIPVQCEYFALEGLGKLLNTIKIIQTRLNPRLEIEGILLTLYDSRTSLGNQVVEEVRTHFSKMTFQTIIPRNVKLSESPSFGLPAIVHDAESKGAISYLNLAHEVIDKNSTK